A portion of the Adhaeribacter radiodurans genome contains these proteins:
- a CDS encoding GNAT family N-acetyltransferase, whose translation MFLFRKTKEFFAFLYLAIRTNYVEGSKSSPTGYIEGIYVKPNFHLQGIFRKLLQVGEAWVKEKNGTQIGSDTYP comes from the coding sequence ATATTTCTATTTCGTAAAACAAAGGAGTTTTTTGCTTTCCTGTATTTAGCCATAAGAACGAATTACGTTGAAGGTTCCAAATCGAGCCCGACAGGCTATATAGAAGGCATTTACGTAAAACCCAATTTCCACCTGCAAGGTATTTTCCGAAAGTTGCTGCAAGTAGGAGAAGCGTGGGTAAAAGAAAAAAATGGCACCCAAATAGGTTCTGATACTTACCCGTAA
- a CDS encoding DUF1080 domain-containing protein, with product MKKLSLVFLSFLLISGSLNAQTKVDNRTTSTRIADILAQFPAQDAQQLATNMNEVGALGEAGLVDMAKMLVPPGKGDNSKIQYALGGFSYYVAQGNRENLRSMAANAYVKALDQVTDPINKTFLIFQLQMIGKDEAVAALVKNLGNDQVCGPAARALVKINTASAKSALLTALSQAQGTCQLSLVEALGDSRDAAAVPAISKLASSSDEKMKKVALFALANIGDPAAEPVLAAEAEKANYAYQNANATAAYLRWAETMLTAGNKSQVEKMAQTLLDKTTQENQVPTRIAALNFLVDIQGEQSLPLLVKAAKDKNQAYRVAALSRAAKFKTGTTEWLAALKKAKPDAKADIINLLGTQQDAAALPVLLKAVKNKNQKVKVAAITAAGKVGQEAALPAILKAMRKGDSTVVQAAQTAILTMKGTNIVPQVSQALPKMRETAQVALLQVLGSRKASEQINVVLELAKSKNPEVELAALTALKDMAAQDNLTSLYPLLLAADRPEEVTVMQDAIFNALGSVKDKNQQTDIILAQMAQGPADKKSLYYAVLSKIGSKKALQTVVSDFNGGNDEIKKTAFAALSNWSDFTAANELFRIAQSNANSPYFDQALRGYVRQVSTAKFTPEQKLLLLTKVMDIAQNNEQKTVILREIGKSPTYLSLLQAGKYLDDPALKQIAADAVTNIALGNKNIYGQDVRDLLNKAMSAMQGAEVEYTKANIRKLLDEMPKEPGFVSMFNGKDLTGWKGLVADPIKRAKMDAKTLAAAQQKADEQMRKDWQVKDGEIVFVGKGFDNLTTVKKYGDFEMLVDWKIYDDGKKEGDAGIYLRGTPQVQMWDTSRVKDGAQVGSGGLYNNKVNPSKPLKVADNPLGEWNNFRILMQGDRVTVYLNGELVTDNVILENFWDAKLPLFPEEQIELQAHGSPVGYRNLYIREIPRPKPYELTAAEKKEGYKILFDGTNMHEWQGNTIDYTIDAGTMLVSPKPGSRGNLYTKDQYSDFVFRFEFKLTPGANNGLGIRAPLEGDAAYTGIELQILDNEADIYKALETYQYHGSAYGVLPAKRGYLKPIGEWNYQEVTVKGPKIKVVLNGTTILDGDLTEARKNGTMDHKEHPGIHRNTGYIGFLGHGSTLAFRNIRIKDLSKKLAIK from the coding sequence ATGAAAAAACTTTCCTTAGTATTTCTTTCGTTTCTACTAATATCGGGCAGTTTAAATGCCCAGACCAAAGTTGATAACCGGACTACTTCTACCCGGATTGCCGATATATTAGCCCAATTCCCAGCCCAGGATGCTCAACAATTAGCCACCAACATGAACGAGGTGGGCGCATTGGGAGAAGCCGGTCTGGTGGATATGGCAAAAATGCTGGTTCCTCCCGGAAAAGGGGATAACTCTAAAATACAATACGCTTTAGGTGGCTTTTCGTATTATGTTGCCCAAGGAAATCGCGAAAACCTGCGGTCTATGGCAGCTAATGCCTACGTGAAAGCCCTGGATCAGGTAACCGACCCGATTAATAAAACTTTCCTGATCTTCCAGCTTCAAATGATCGGTAAAGACGAAGCAGTAGCAGCTCTGGTTAAAAATTTAGGCAACGATCAGGTTTGCGGTCCCGCTGCCCGGGCGTTGGTAAAAATCAATACGGCTAGCGCTAAATCAGCTTTATTAACTGCTTTATCCCAAGCTCAGGGAACCTGCCAGTTGTCTTTAGTGGAAGCATTAGGTGATTCACGGGATGCTGCGGCTGTACCAGCTATTAGTAAATTAGCCAGCAGTAGCGATGAAAAAATGAAAAAAGTGGCGCTATTTGCGCTAGCAAACATTGGTGATCCGGCGGCCGAACCCGTACTGGCAGCTGAAGCGGAAAAAGCAAATTATGCTTACCAAAATGCCAATGCTACCGCCGCTTACTTGCGCTGGGCTGAAACTATGCTAACTGCCGGCAACAAGAGCCAGGTAGAAAAAATGGCACAAACTTTACTAGACAAAACTACCCAAGAAAACCAGGTACCTACCCGAATTGCCGCTTTAAACTTTTTGGTAGATATTCAGGGAGAGCAGAGCTTACCATTATTGGTAAAAGCTGCAAAGGATAAAAATCAAGCTTATAGGGTGGCTGCTTTAAGCCGGGCTGCTAAATTTAAAACTGGCACCACGGAGTGGTTAGCTGCCCTGAAAAAAGCTAAACCAGATGCAAAAGCCGATATTATTAATTTATTGGGTACTCAGCAGGATGCGGCTGCTTTACCAGTTTTACTAAAAGCAGTAAAAAACAAAAACCAAAAGGTAAAGGTGGCCGCCATCACTGCTGCCGGTAAAGTAGGTCAGGAAGCAGCCTTACCAGCTATTTTAAAAGCTATGCGCAAAGGAGATTCTACTGTCGTGCAAGCCGCTCAAACTGCAATTCTTACCATGAAAGGCACGAACATAGTACCGCAGGTAAGTCAGGCTTTACCTAAAATGCGCGAAACTGCTCAGGTTGCTTTATTACAAGTGTTAGGATCTCGTAAAGCTTCGGAGCAAATTAACGTGGTGTTAGAACTGGCCAAAAGTAAAAACCCGGAAGTCGAGCTAGCTGCTTTAACTGCTTTAAAGGATATGGCTGCTCAAGATAATCTGACTTCTTTGTATCCTTTGTTATTAGCTGCTGACCGGCCGGAAGAAGTGACAGTTATGCAGGATGCTATTTTTAACGCCTTAGGTAGTGTAAAAGATAAAAACCAGCAAACAGATATTATTCTGGCTCAAATGGCGCAAGGTCCGGCTGATAAAAAATCGCTTTACTACGCGGTTCTAAGCAAAATTGGCAGTAAAAAAGCTTTACAAACAGTAGTGTCTGATTTTAATGGGGGTAACGACGAAATTAAAAAGACTGCGTTTGCGGCTTTAAGCAACTGGAGCGATTTTACCGCTGCGAATGAGTTATTCCGGATTGCGCAATCCAATGCTAATTCTCCTTACTTCGACCAGGCACTTCGCGGCTATGTGCGCCAGGTGAGCACGGCTAAGTTTACCCCGGAGCAAAAACTATTGCTGTTAACCAAAGTAATGGACATTGCCCAAAACAACGAACAGAAAACCGTTATTCTGCGCGAAATTGGTAAAAGCCCTACTTATCTGTCATTGTTGCAAGCGGGTAAGTATTTAGATGATCCTGCTTTAAAACAGATAGCTGCCGATGCCGTTACCAATATTGCTTTAGGTAACAAAAATATCTACGGACAAGACGTACGCGATTTACTCAACAAAGCCATGAGTGCTATGCAAGGCGCGGAGGTAGAATATACCAAAGCCAATATCCGCAAGCTGTTGGACGAAATGCCCAAAGAACCTGGTTTTGTATCTATGTTTAATGGCAAAGATTTAACCGGTTGGAAAGGCTTAGTAGCTGACCCCATCAAACGGGCAAAAATGGATGCTAAAACCCTGGCTGCCGCCCAGCAAAAAGCCGACGAACAAATGCGGAAAGACTGGCAGGTTAAAGACGGAGAAATTGTTTTCGTAGGAAAAGGTTTTGATAACCTGACTACGGTAAAAAAATACGGTGATTTTGAAATGTTAGTAGATTGGAAAATCTACGACGATGGCAAAAAAGAAGGTGATGCCGGTATTTATCTGCGCGGTACGCCGCAAGTGCAAATGTGGGACACCTCCCGCGTAAAAGATGGCGCTCAGGTAGGTTCTGGAGGCTTGTACAACAATAAAGTAAATCCCAGCAAACCTTTAAAAGTAGCCGATAATCCCCTCGGAGAATGGAATAACTTCCGGATTTTAATGCAAGGCGACCGGGTAACTGTATACTTAAATGGAGAACTGGTAACTGATAATGTAATTCTGGAAAATTTCTGGGATGCCAAGTTGCCTTTATTCCCCGAAGAACAGATTGAACTGCAAGCGCATGGTTCGCCGGTTGGTTACCGGAACTTGTACATCCGGGAAATTCCCCGTCCCAAGCCTTATGAATTAACTGCTGCCGAAAAGAAAGAAGGGTATAAAATTTTATTTGATGGTACTAACATGCACGAGTGGCAAGGCAATACCATTGATTATACCATTGATGCAGGCACGATGCTGGTTTCACCTAAGCCGGGCAGCCGCGGTAATTTATACACCAAAGATCAGTACAGCGATTTTGTTTTTCGGTTTGAATTTAAGTTAACGCCGGGCGCCAATAACGGATTAGGTATTCGGGCGCCATTAGAAGGCGATGCGGCTTACACTGGTATTGAATTGCAAATTCTGGATAACGAAGCGGATATTTACAAAGCTTTAGAAACTTACCAATATCATGGTTCGGCTTACGGGGTTTTACCTGCCAAACGGGGTTATTTAAAACCAATAGGAGAGTGGAACTACCAGGAAGTAACAGTAAAAGGCCCGAAAATAAAAGTGGTTTTAAATGGTACTACCATCCTGGACGGCGACTTAACCGAAGCCCGAAAAAATGGTACGATGGATCATAAAGAGCATCCGGGCATTCACCGGAATACAGGTTATATCGGTTTTCTTGGCCACGGCTCTACTTTAGCTTTCCGCAACATCCGGATTAAGGATTTAAGTAAGAAGTTAGCGATTAAGTAA
- a CDS encoding arginase family protein codes for MNNIILVEFPSNLGLKAPAPGKEPGVKRLPEWLRQHGFHEKINPDQIITLKAPAYQPNRDLETAVLNADSLVGYAQEQSELIQKVLKEKIFLLVLGGDCSILLGSALALKQTGNYALFYLDGHTDFMEPHLSGTGGVGGMAAAMVAGYGPKKLTDINGLGPYFKEEYVWCVGNREYDEEYEQQIKDSQAQYIPLHALRENRISNYVNSFLELVEAQELDGFWLHLDVDVLDDEVMPAVDSRTPGGLTYEELDSILSVLLASSKAVGLEITILDPDLDPTGYYTAVFVSNFVKSFHQARPSTLINRP; via the coding sequence TTGAACAATATTATTCTGGTTGAATTTCCTTCCAATCTTGGTTTAAAAGCACCTGCTCCGGGCAAAGAACCGGGAGTTAAAAGATTACCGGAATGGTTAAGGCAGCACGGCTTTCACGAAAAAATAAACCCTGACCAAATTATTACCTTAAAGGCCCCTGCATATCAACCAAATCGTGATTTGGAAACAGCGGTTTTAAATGCAGATTCACTTGTTGGGTATGCTCAGGAACAATCCGAACTAATACAAAAGGTATTGAAAGAGAAAATATTTTTACTGGTACTTGGGGGCGATTGCAGCATTTTGTTAGGTAGCGCTTTAGCATTAAAACAGACGGGTAACTACGCTTTATTTTATCTAGATGGGCATACCGATTTTATGGAACCCCATTTATCAGGGACAGGTGGAGTGGGCGGCATGGCAGCAGCCATGGTAGCTGGTTACGGCCCTAAAAAGCTTACGGATATAAATGGATTAGGTCCTTACTTTAAAGAAGAATACGTTTGGTGCGTCGGAAATAGGGAGTACGACGAAGAATATGAACAGCAGATTAAAGATTCACAAGCTCAATATATACCCTTGCATGCTTTACGCGAAAATAGAATTTCTAATTATGTTAACTCCTTTCTGGAATTGGTAGAAGCACAAGAATTAGATGGTTTTTGGTTGCATCTGGACGTAGATGTATTAGATGATGAAGTAATGCCCGCAGTAGATAGCCGCACTCCCGGAGGATTAACCTACGAAGAACTAGACAGCATATTATCTGTTTTACTTGCAAGTTCCAAAGCTGTTGGTTTAGAAATTACTATCCTGGATCCAGACCTGGACCCAACCGGCTACTACACCGCCGTATTTGTTTCTAATTTTGTTAAATCTTTTCACCAAGCCCGCCCATCAACTCTAATTAACAGACCTTAA
- a CDS encoding homocysteine S-methyltransferase family protein, with the protein MIKYRTKLPQLGNDIFLTDGGLETTLVFLQGIELPFFAAFNLLKQETGKQVLRNYFRKYLTLAQEYKTGFILEAPTWRANKDWGTKLGYTTASLDQINSIAIAEMEALRDEFEKFHLPIVISGNIGPRGDGYVPSSIMTSSEAADYHSRQIETFSKTNADLVSAFTLNYTDEAIGIIQAAKKYQMPVVISFTVETDGSLPSGQLLKEAIQEADKATDNYSAYFMINCAHPHHFIHELQSRENWVSRIKGIRANASTKSHAELDESEHLDVGDKQELAHSYEQLKQLLPQLNVIGGCCGTDHTHLEKICTQLFHP; encoded by the coding sequence ATGATAAAGTACAGAACAAAATTACCCCAACTAGGAAATGATATTTTCCTGACAGATGGAGGTTTAGAAACAACGCTTGTTTTCCTCCAAGGAATAGAATTACCATTCTTTGCTGCCTTCAATTTACTTAAGCAGGAAACGGGCAAGCAAGTATTAAGAAATTATTTCCGAAAATACCTAACCCTTGCTCAGGAATATAAAACAGGCTTTATCCTGGAAGCTCCTACCTGGCGGGCAAACAAAGATTGGGGTACCAAATTAGGCTACACAACTGCCTCTCTAGATCAAATAAACAGCATCGCCATTGCAGAAATGGAAGCTCTCAGAGATGAATTTGAAAAATTCCATTTACCGATTGTAATTAGCGGTAACATTGGACCTAGAGGGGATGGGTACGTACCAAGCAGCATAATGACAAGCTCAGAAGCAGCAGATTACCATTCAAGGCAAATAGAAACATTTAGTAAAACCAATGCCGATCTGGTATCTGCCTTTACCCTTAACTATACCGATGAAGCGATTGGAATAATACAGGCTGCCAAAAAATACCAGATGCCGGTGGTTATATCTTTTACCGTAGAAACCGACGGAAGTCTGCCCAGCGGCCAGCTTTTGAAAGAGGCTATACAAGAAGCAGATAAAGCTACAGACAATTATTCGGCGTATTTCATGATTAACTGTGCTCATCCGCATCATTTCATTCATGAACTACAATCAAGGGAAAATTGGGTAAGCCGCATAAAAGGTATTCGGGCCAACGCCTCTACCAAAAGCCACGCTGAACTAGACGAATCCGAACATTTAGATGTAGGAGATAAACAAGAACTCGCTCACAGCTATGAGCAGTTAAAACAGTTGTTGCCACAATTGAATGTAATTGGTGGTTGCTGCGGCACCGATCATACGCATCTTGAAAAAATATGCACCCAATTGTTTCATCCGTAA
- a CDS encoding TonB-dependent receptor domain-containing protein, with the protein MKKHLLLLLFITLALCDQLVVGQANGNSGALTGSLAPKGNSRITGTVLDAANQQPVAFATITLNNPASGKPLDGALADEKGKFTISNIGSGTYQLVITFIGYETRTINDVRTNGRDEAVNLGEIKINTSTQTLKEVTIEAQRAMIEEKVDRTVYNAENDQTNRGGDATDVLRKVPMLSVDLEGNVSMRGSQNIKVLINNKPSTIAASSVADALKQIPADMIKSVEVITSPSARYDAEGSAGIINIVTKKNNLTGFSLNLDGSVGLRGSNLGLRGSYRKGKMGFSLGGFGRAQYNVKGAFENQQTSIFTDDIGTEIRNLRIQNADTRNRNMFGRYTVGWDYDIDKNNFLTASVMFGVRNGRQNQNFLRTQTFRDDTFIRSILEDSETKDLSGNVDVSLNYTHTFAKPQQELNILTLFSRNNRTNDFIRDSLNEDNNAILHRLKNDNTSYNQESTIQVDYQNPIGKMQLVEFGGKIISRQVTSDYKSYESDGENQPYVPLLNQQSANVFDYNQNISGAYTSYTLTTPKNYSLKAGARYEYTTIDARFKNGSNGERDIPSYGSLVPSVNLSKKLKSGNTVKLAYNRRIQRPSLQFLNPNVQSANPINITVGNPDLRPEFTNNFELGYNTYIKRTFLTFSTYFRNTNNSIQSVREPIRPGSDTIRTTFANIGQEDAYGVGVFGNVNLSNKLSINGGTDVYYAVLDNNLSDPRLKARNTGWVASVRAMGSYNFAKDWGLQLFGFYRGRQIQLQGFQSGFGIYSLSLRRDFKEKRGSIGIGAENFITSSILMRNESQSANFYQKSTNRMYNTSVKVNFSYRIGKMSMDDQSRRRRKSVNNDDLKEGGGDGGQDNGGGAGAAGNGGGQGAAGGGQGQRPGGQAPGAGGRPGGGQVPQRPGAGNGQAPFNRPAQAIPNQGMPGQAPVTVPGQSLPSSVPFDSTNKAPLIQPNQPADSLKPALSTDSLNQVPATQPQNNPADSLQPVPANRPVTPTSPGVNSQPTKQN; encoded by the coding sequence ATGAAAAAACATTTATTACTGTTGCTTTTTATCACCTTAGCCCTTTGTGATCAACTAGTGGTTGGACAGGCAAATGGCAACAGTGGTGCCCTTACTGGTTCGCTGGCTCCCAAAGGCAATAGCCGAATTACGGGTACTGTTCTGGATGCGGCTAACCAACAGCCGGTTGCCTTTGCTACTATTACCTTAAATAATCCCGCCTCTGGTAAACCTTTAGACGGAGCCTTAGCCGATGAGAAAGGCAAATTTACTATAAGCAATATTGGTAGCGGTACCTATCAATTGGTGATTACTTTTATTGGTTACGAGACCCGCACTATTAACGATGTTCGAACAAACGGCAGGGACGAAGCAGTTAATTTGGGGGAGATCAAAATTAACACCAGCACCCAAACCCTGAAAGAAGTAACCATTGAAGCCCAGCGGGCCATGATTGAGGAGAAAGTAGACCGTACCGTTTACAACGCCGAAAACGACCAAACCAACCGTGGTGGCGATGCTACTGATGTGCTCCGGAAAGTGCCCATGTTGTCGGTGGATTTAGAAGGAAACGTATCGATGCGGGGTAGCCAAAACATAAAAGTTTTAATCAACAATAAACCATCTACTATTGCAGCCAGCAGCGTGGCTGATGCCTTAAAGCAAATTCCGGCTGATATGATAAAATCGGTAGAAGTAATTACTTCGCCATCGGCCCGGTACGATGCTGAAGGTTCGGCAGGTATTATCAATATCGTTACTAAAAAGAACAACTTAACTGGCTTTTCCTTGAATCTGGATGGCAGCGTCGGTTTACGTGGCTCTAATTTGGGCTTAAGAGGTTCGTACCGCAAAGGTAAAATGGGATTTTCGCTGGGTGGTTTTGGCCGGGCTCAGTATAACGTAAAAGGTGCCTTTGAAAATCAGCAAACCAGTATTTTTACCGACGACATTGGTACAGAAATCCGGAACTTAAGAATCCAAAACGCCGATACCCGTAACCGCAATATGTTCGGTCGTTACACCGTAGGGTGGGATTATGATATAGATAAAAACAACTTTCTTACGGCTTCGGTAATGTTTGGGGTACGAAATGGCCGTCAGAATCAGAACTTTCTGCGGACTCAAACTTTTCGGGATGATACCTTTATCCGGAGCATTCTGGAAGATAGCGAAACTAAAGACTTATCGGGCAATGTGGATGTTAGTTTAAACTATACGCATACTTTTGCCAAACCTCAGCAAGAATTAAATATATTAACTCTGTTTAGCCGCAATAACCGAACAAACGACTTTATCCGCGACTCCTTAAACGAAGATAATAATGCAATTCTGCACCGGCTGAAAAACGATAACACCAGCTACAACCAGGAATCAACTATTCAGGTAGATTATCAGAATCCCATTGGCAAAATGCAGTTAGTAGAATTTGGGGGTAAAATTATTAGCCGCCAGGTAACCAGCGATTATAAATCGTATGAGTCGGATGGCGAGAATCAACCTTATGTGCCGCTTTTAAATCAGCAATCAGCTAACGTATTTGATTATAACCAGAATATTTCGGGGGCTTATACCTCTTATACCTTAACTACGCCTAAAAATTACAGCTTAAAAGCTGGTGCCCGCTACGAGTATACCACCATTGATGCCCGGTTTAAAAACGGTTCCAACGGCGAGCGGGATATTCCTTCTTACGGTAGCCTAGTGCCAAGCGTAAACTTATCTAAGAAATTAAAAAGCGGCAATACGGTAAAATTGGCCTATAACCGCCGGATTCAAAGACCTTCTTTGCAATTTTTAAATCCAAACGTGCAAAGCGCTAACCCCATAAATATTACCGTTGGTAACCCCGATTTAAGACCCGAGTTCACGAATAACTTTGAATTAGGCTACAACACCTACATTAAAAGAACATTCTTGACCTTTTCTACTTACTTCCGCAACACCAATAACTCCATTCAAAGTGTGAGGGAGCCTATCCGTCCGGGTTCTGATACTATTCGTACTACTTTTGCCAACATTGGTCAGGAAGATGCTTATGGGGTTGGGGTATTCGGGAACGTTAACCTATCTAATAAACTTTCTATTAACGGCGGTACTGATGTGTATTACGCGGTACTCGACAATAACCTTTCCGACCCCAGACTTAAAGCAAGAAACACAGGTTGGGTAGCTAGTGTCCGGGCCATGGGATCTTATAATTTCGCCAAAGATTGGGGCTTGCAGTTATTTGGTTTTTACCGGGGCCGCCAAATACAGTTGCAAGGCTTTCAAAGCGGTTTCGGCATTTATTCCCTGAGTTTGCGCCGTGATTTTAAAGAAAAACGAGGCAGTATTGGGATTGGAGCCGAAAACTTTATTACCTCTTCTATACTTATGCGCAACGAGTCGCAATCAGCAAACTTTTACCAAAAAAGCACTAATAGAATGTACAATACCAGTGTAAAAGTTAATTTTAGTTATCGGATTGGTAAAATGAGCATGGATGACCAGTCTCGTCGGCGGAGAAAATCGGTGAACAACGATGACCTGAAAGAAGGAGGCGGCGATGGTGGTCAGGACAATGGCGGCGGAGCTGGTGCGGCTGGAAACGGCGGAGGCCAAGGTGCCGCTGGTGGTGGGCAAGGACAACGCCCAGGCGGCCAGGCACCCGGTGCTGGTGGTCGGCCAGGTGGTGGTCAGGTGCCACAAAGACCAGGCGCAGGAAATGGCCAGGCTCCGTTTAACAGACCTGCACAAGCTATTCCCAATCAAGGAATGCCCGGCCAAGCTCCGGTAACGGTTCCCGGACAATCACTACCAAGCAGTGTGCCGTTTGATTCTACTAACAAAGCACCGTTAATACAACCCAATCAGCCTGCTGATTCTCTTAAGCCTGCTTTATCCACAGATTCTTTAAACCAGGTGCCAGCTACTCAGCCGCAAAATAATCCAGCTGATTCTTTGCAACCAGTACCAGCTAACCGGCCAGTAACACCTACTTCTCCAGGAGTTAATAGCCAGCCCACAAAGCAAAATTAG
- a CDS encoding carbohydrate binding family 9 domain-containing protein, producing the protein MRITLLVFSFYLLSFSLLAQKKNAAYQLPIKAASSEIKIDGVLDELAWQEATVAKDFYMMLPMDTSYAQVPTEVRMTYDKNNIYIIAVNYVTLPGPYMVESLRRDWSFGKNDNFIFFIDPFDDQTNGFSFGANAAGAQWDGIMYEGSKVDLSWDNKWVSAVKNYDDKWVFEAAIPFKTIRYKKGITNWGINFSRQDLKSTEKSAWAPVPRQFPSAALAYTGTLVWDQPPPEAGTNISLIPYALGGLFRNFAAGQKNEYRKEIGIDAKVAITSSLNLDLTVNPDFSQVDVDQQVTNLDRFELFFPEKRQFFLENGDLFTNYGYANIRPFFSRRIGLGVPIRFGARLSGRLNKDWRLGVMDMQTGAVDELGLPAQNFAVASLQRRVFARSNIGVIFINKESLNYKPGEEPGKPVYTRYNRNFGFEYNLASANNMWTGKAMVLKSFSPNKTGRDWVHAANLQYASRAWLINWQHQYVGRNYTAEVGYVPRQGFIQVNPKVGYSFFPRRGPVLNHGPSISTNHITNENFKTTDNTSILSYAFTFRSRSTFTAWTAYDYVKLLQPFDPTNFRRDTLARGTEHNWKSWGTEFISKPQSIFTYSFSTRYGGYYADGTRLNLAGSLGYRFQPFVSIAVAANYNDIKLPEPWGRNKFWLIGPRLDVTMTNTLYLTTFVQYNEQIDNVNLNARLQWRYKPASDLFIVYTDNYLPTNFAVKSRALVFKFTYWWNL; encoded by the coding sequence ATGAGAATAACTTTACTTGTATTTAGTTTTTATTTGCTATCCTTTTCGTTACTGGCCCAAAAAAAGAATGCAGCTTACCAATTACCCATTAAAGCAGCTTCTTCCGAAATTAAAATTGATGGCGTGCTGGATGAATTAGCTTGGCAGGAAGCTACGGTAGCGAAAGATTTTTACATGATGCTACCCATGGATACCAGCTACGCGCAGGTACCTACGGAAGTACGCATGACTTACGATAAAAATAATATTTATATTATTGCGGTAAACTACGTTACCTTGCCCGGACCGTACATGGTAGAATCGTTGCGGCGGGATTGGAGCTTTGGGAAAAACGACAACTTTATCTTTTTTATTGACCCCTTCGACGACCAGACTAATGGCTTTTCTTTTGGGGCGAATGCAGCCGGTGCCCAGTGGGACGGCATTATGTACGAAGGTAGTAAAGTAGATTTAAGCTGGGATAATAAGTGGGTTTCGGCGGTAAAAAACTACGATGATAAATGGGTATTTGAAGCAGCTATTCCTTTTAAAACCATTCGTTATAAAAAAGGCATTACTAACTGGGGTATTAATTTTAGTCGCCAAGATTTAAAAAGTACGGAAAAATCGGCATGGGCTCCTGTACCCCGGCAATTTCCGAGTGCTGCGTTGGCGTACACCGGCACTTTAGTTTGGGATCAACCCCCACCCGAAGCAGGAACCAATATTTCCTTAATTCCTTATGCGTTAGGTGGCCTTTTTCGCAATTTTGCAGCCGGTCAAAAAAACGAGTACCGGAAAGAAATTGGAATTGATGCAAAAGTAGCCATTACTTCTTCTTTAAATTTAGACTTAACCGTAAACCCGGATTTTTCGCAAGTAGATGTAGATCAACAGGTAACCAATCTGGATCGGTTTGAATTATTTTTCCCGGAAAAACGCCAGTTCTTCCTCGAAAACGGTGATTTATTTACTAATTACGGGTACGCTAATATCCGCCCGTTTTTCTCGCGACGCATAGGTTTAGGAGTGCCCATCCGTTTTGGAGCCCGCCTGAGTGGCCGTTTGAATAAAGATTGGCGACTCGGAGTAATGGATATGCAAACCGGAGCAGTAGATGAGCTTGGGTTACCGGCCCAGAATTTTGCGGTAGCATCTTTGCAAAGACGCGTTTTTGCCCGATCTAACATTGGGGTTATTTTTATAAATAAAGAATCTCTAAACTACAAACCCGGCGAAGAACCAGGTAAACCTGTTTACACGCGTTACAATCGTAACTTCGGTTTTGAGTACAATTTAGCTTCGGCTAATAATATGTGGACGGGGAAGGCCATGGTTTTAAAATCCTTTAGTCCGAATAAAACCGGGCGTGATTGGGTGCATGCGGCTAATCTGCAATATGCTAGCCGGGCTTGGTTAATTAATTGGCAGCACCAGTACGTAGGCCGTAATTATACCGCCGAAGTGGGTTATGTGCCGCGCCAGGGCTTTATTCAGGTAAATCCGAAAGTAGGCTATTCTTTTTTCCCGCGTAGGGGCCCTGTTTTAAACCACGGGCCGAGTATCAGCACCAACCATATTACCAATGAAAATTTTAAAACTACTGATAATACCAGTATACTTTCGTATGCCTTTACTTTCCGGAGCCGGAGCACTTTTACGGCCTGGACTGCCTATGATTACGTGAAATTACTGCAGCCTTTTGACCCCACCAATTTTCGCCGCGACACCTTGGCCCGGGGTACGGAACATAACTGGAAATCATGGGGAACCGAGTTTATTTCTAAACCGCAAAGCATTTTTACTTATTCGTTTAGCACGCGCTACGGAGGTTATTATGCCGATGGTACCCGTTTAAACCTGGCTGGTAGTCTAGGATACCGTTTTCAGCCTTTCGTAAGCATTGCGGTAGCGGCTAACTACAACGATATAAAATTACCGGAACCTTGGGGAAGAAATAAATTTTGGCTGATTGGTCCACGGCTGGATGTAACCATGACAAATACTCTATACTTAACCACTTTTGTGCAGTACAATGAACAGATTGATAATGTGAATTTAAATGCCCGTTTACAATGGCGCTACAAGCCCGCTTCCGATTTATTTATTGTGTACACCGATAACTACTTGCCAACTAATTTTGCCGTAAAAAGCCGGGCTTTGGTTTTTAAATTTACTTATTGGTGGAATTTGTAA